The following DNA comes from Terriglobales bacterium.
TGGCGAAGATCGAAGGCCAGCATCTGACCATCGCGATCATTCCGCACACGACCGAAGCGACAAACTTGAAGTCGCTGAAGCCCGGCGACCCAGTCAACCTTGAAACCGACATCATCGCAAAGTACGTAGAGAAGATGATGGGCGGTGAGCGCGTCCAGGGCGCAATGGATCTGGATCGGCTCGTCAGCCAGGGATTCTAGTAACCCGCAAACTGGAGCTGATATCACCTCGGCTCCAGTTTCACAAACTCATCCCCATCCGTGGACTTTTTCGGGCTTCACGATGTAGGTGACTCGGACTTCGTCCGGCGGGCCCGGATACACATCTTTACCCAGGTACTTCTTCGACAGTTTGTTGATCTGTTCGCGCGCGCCTTCCTGCGTGATGTCCGTGACTCGTCCTCGAATCTCAACATACCGGTAAGAATTCTCTGGATCCATGATGGAAAGCGTTACGCGCGGGTCTCGCCGGATATTCAGGTCTTTCTGTCGTCCACGCGCGGAGTTAATGATGATGTTCTTGCCATCGAAGTCGAACCACACTGGTGTCACCTGTGGACGCCCATCGGGCATGATCGTCGCCAGATGAGCGAATGCCACCTTGTTTAAGAGGAGATCCGCGTACTTCTCAGGAATCGAAACGGCTTCAGCCATCGAGCCTCCTTCCGTCCGCTGAACTTAAAGATGCGTCCGATTGCAAAACGTTTCGCTCACTCTGTCTGCCATTGCAGATCGGTGCTGTAGAAATTGGTCAAGTCCGCGTGCCCCGCCAGCGTCTCTCGCTCGTGACCGTCCACGATCAATTTCAGCTCGGAGATTCCAGGGACATTCGCCGCCAGCGTCTTCGCTATGGAAGCCATCGTTAGTTCCTCGACGAGCACACCACTCCGGTGCTGATCTGCAAAAATCCCATTCACGTCCACGATGGCCCGCTTGCCTTCGATCAGGAATACTTCCGTGACATCCGCCCCGGCGCCGATCTGATGTGCTGAATTCTTGTCCTGCCAGGCGGAGATGAGCAACCGCAGAACTTCGCGAGCGCGGGCAGTCTTTTCGGACGGCAGGTTCGCGTTCACTTCGCGCTGCAAAAGAATTCCGCGTGCGTCGTCAGGTGTGAACAGGACTACTTTTTCCGCTGTCCCGGCGACAGGAGGCGCAACCGGCCTCGCGTCGGCCTTCTGCTGAAGTTCCAACGCTTCCCGGCGGAGGTGATATCCGTAAACGCCCATAGCCACCACGGCCACCAGCAGCAGCGCAATCGTGATCAACA
Coding sequences within:
- a CDS encoding PPOX class F420-dependent oxidoreductase, coding for MAEAVSIPEKYADLLLNKVAFAHLATIMPDGRPQVTPVWFDFDGKNIIINSARGRQKDLNIRRDPRVTLSIMDPENSYRYVEIRGRVTDITQEGAREQINKLSKKYLGKDVYPGPPDEVRVTYIVKPEKVHGWG